The Lacrimispora xylanolytica genome has a segment encoding these proteins:
- a CDS encoding ribonuclease J, whose product MKKQDSNAKVKIIPLGGLEQIGMNITAFEFEDSIIVVDCGLAFPTDDMLGIDLVIPDVSYLKQNIEKVKGFVITHGHEDHIGALPYILKEINVPVYGTKLTIGLIDNKLKEHNLLKNTKRKVIKHGQSINLGCFRIEFIKTNHSIADASALAIFSPAGVIIHTGDFKIDYTPVFGEIADLERFAELGKKGVLALLCDSTNAVRPGFTPSEKTVGKAFDNIFADHKNNRIIVATFASNVDRVQQVINSAAKYGRKVVVEGRSMVNVIGTASELGYISIPEGTLIDIDQLKNYPDEQTVLITTGSQGESMAALSRMASSTHKKVSIKPNDVIILSSNPIPGNEKAVSKVINELSMKGAEVICEDTHVSGHACQEEIKLMYALIRPKYSIPVHGEYRHLMAQKSLVQAMGMPKENIIIMSSGDVVEVGQESCKIVDHVQSGAILVDGLGVGDVGNIVLRDRQNLAQNGIIVVVLTLEKFSNQLLAGPDIVSRGFVYVRESEDLMEEARRIVSDAVQDCLDRKINDWGKIKNIIRDSLSDFLWKRMKRNPMILPIIMEV is encoded by the coding sequence TTGAAAAAACAAGACAGCAATGCGAAAGTTAAAATTATTCCCTTAGGCGGATTGGAACAGATCGGTATGAATATCACTGCGTTCGAATTCGAAGACAGCATCATAGTGGTAGACTGCGGTCTGGCATTCCCTACCGATGACATGCTGGGAATCGACCTGGTTATTCCAGATGTTTCTTATTTGAAACAAAATATTGAAAAGGTGAAGGGCTTTGTCATTACCCATGGTCATGAGGACCATATTGGTGCCCTTCCTTATATTTTAAAAGAGATCAATGTGCCGGTTTACGGAACAAAGCTTACCATCGGCCTCATTGACAACAAATTAAAAGAACATAATCTTTTAAAGAATACAAAGAGAAAAGTAATCAAGCACGGACAGTCCATTAACCTTGGCTGCTTCCGTATCGAATTTATTAAAACGAACCACAGCATCGCCGATGCTTCTGCTCTTGCCATTTTCTCACCGGCAGGAGTCATTATTCACACAGGTGACTTTAAGATAGACTATACTCCTGTATTTGGAGAGATAGCAGATCTGGAACGTTTTGCAGAGCTTGGCAAAAAAGGAGTGCTTGCACTTTTATGTGACAGTACCAATGCAGTAAGGCCTGGATTTACACCATCAGAGAAGACCGTAGGCAAAGCCTTTGATAATATATTTGCAGATCATAAGAATAACAGAATCATCGTAGCCACCTTTGCATCAAACGTAGACCGTGTGCAGCAGGTCATCAACTCCGCTGCCAAATACGGACGTAAGGTAGTTGTCGAGGGACGAAGCATGGTCAATGTAATCGGCACTGCAAGCGAGCTCGGCTACATCAGTATTCCGGAAGGAACTTTAATTGATATCGATCAGTTAAAGAATTATCCTGACGAACAGACCGTGTTAATTACTACAGGAAGCCAGGGAGAATCCATGGCAGCTCTTTCCCGTATGGCAAGCAGCACCCATAAAAAGGTTTCCATTAAGCCTAACGATGTCATCATCTTAAGCTCCAACCCGATTCCAGGCAATGAAAAGGCAGTTTCCAAAGTAATCAATGAACTGTCCATGAAGGGTGCTGAAGTAATCTGTGAAGATACTCATGTATCCGGTCATGCTTGTCAGGAAGAAATTAAGCTGATGTATGCTCTCATTCGTCCGAAATATTCCATTCCGGTTCATGGTGAGTACCGTCACCTTATGGCACAGAAGAGTCTGGTTCAGGCAATGGGAATGCCAAAAGAAAACATTATCATCATGTCCTCTGGCGATGTAGTGGAAGTAGGCCAGGAATCCTGTAAGATCGTAGATCACGTACAGTCCGGGGCTATCTTAGTAGATGGTCTTGGAGTTGGTGATGTTGGAAATATCGTATTACGAGACAGACAGAACCTTGCTCAAAATGGTATCATTGTAGTCGTTCTTACCCTGGAGAAGTTCTCAAATCAGTTACTGGCAGGACCGGACATCGTATCCCGTGGTTTTGTATATGTAAGGGAATCCGAGGACCTGATGGAAGAGGCAAGAAGAATTGTAAGCGATGCCGTTCAGGATTGTCTGGACCGTAAAATTAATGACTGGGGTAAAATCAAGAACATTATCAGGGACAGCTTAAGTGACTTCCTCTGGAAGAGAATGAAACGTAACCCTATGATTCTTCCAATCATTATGGAAGTATAG
- a CDS encoding endolytic transglycosylase MltG yields the protein MSRTTKEINKVTGAVIAISIRLILLALIVLLLYEGVTKGYEFGHDIFYASAMEAEPGQDKEIKVEKGTSIAGVAKRLKEKGLIANEYSFIIQAKFFKYQANPGSYTLNTSMTSRDILQMMNENTEEKESKDDSK from the coding sequence ATGAGCCGAACAACCAAGGAAATCAATAAAGTAACGGGAGCGGTCATTGCCATATCCATAAGGCTTATCCTTCTTGCCCTTATTGTACTCCTTCTTTATGAAGGGGTTACAAAGGGCTATGAGTTCGGCCATGATATTTTCTATGCGTCAGCCATGGAGGCAGAGCCTGGACAGGATAAGGAAATCAAGGTGGAAAAGGGAACCTCCATTGCCGGCGTGGCTAAGCGTCTAAAGGAGAAAGGCCTGATTGCCAATGAGTATTCTTTCATCATACAGGCTAAATTTTTTAAATATCAGGCGAATCCGGGAAGCTATACCTTAAATACTTCCATGACCTCCAGGGATATCCTTCAGATGATGAATGAGAATACAGAGGAAAAGGAAAGTAAAGATGATAGTAAATGA
- a CDS encoding O-methyltransferase yields MIVNDRITDYIKSLEPDESPLIYEIGNKARENGVPVIREETAAFLKTMTAAMNPKAILEVGTAVGYSTLLMAEVMAPDCQITTIEKYEKRIPVARQNFEEAGKTECITLLEGDAGELLKGLTGPFDLVFMDAAKGQYLAWLPEILRVMRVGGMLISDNVLQDGDIIESRYAVERRNRTIHARMREYLYELKHSDHLVTTIVPIGDGMTVSIRR; encoded by the coding sequence ATGATAGTAAATGACCGAATTACAGATTATATTAAATCTCTGGAGCCGGATGAGAGCCCTCTCATCTATGAGATTGGAAATAAGGCAAGAGAGAACGGAGTTCCTGTCATCAGGGAAGAGACGGCTGCCTTTTTAAAGACCATGACAGCAGCCATGAATCCAAAAGCCATTTTAGAAGTGGGAACAGCCGTGGGCTACTCCACCCTTTTGATGGCGGAGGTAATGGCACCTGATTGTCAGATTACTACCATAGAAAAATATGAAAAAAGGATTCCGGTAGCCAGGCAGAATTTTGAAGAAGCAGGAAAGACAGAATGCATCACCCTGTTAGAGGGAGATGCCGGGGAATTATTAAAGGGGCTGACTGGCCCCTTTGACCTTGTCTTCATGGATGCGGCAAAAGGACAGTATCTGGCCTGGCTTCCGGAAATTTTAAGAGTGATGAGGGTTGGCGGAATGCTGATATCGGATAATGTTCTCCAGGATGGAGATATCATTGAATCCAGATATGCAGTCGAGAGGCGAAACCGCACCATTCACGCAAGGATGCGGGAGTATCTTTACGAATTAAAACATTCTGACCATCTGGTCACCACCATTGTACCGATTGGTGACGGTATGACCGTCAGCATTCGAAGATAA
- a CDS encoding peptidase U32 family protein, producing MRKTELLIPAGSLDTLKTAVIYGADAVYLGGEAFGLRAKAKNFTQDEIRQGIAFAHEHGVKVYITANILAHNEDLNGVEEYFKELKEICPDAVIISDPGVFAIAKQIMPEMEIHISTQANNTNYGTFLFWHQLGAKRVVTARELSLAEIKEIRSRIPEDLEIESFIHGAMCMSYSGRCLLSNYMTGRDANQGACSHPCRWKYSIVEEKRPGEYMQVYENERGTYIFNSKDLCMIEYIPEMIDAGIDSFKIEGRMKTALYAATVTRTYRKAIDDYLKDPKIYEANLDWYRSEIGKCTYREFTTGFYFGKPDSTTQIYDNNTYVKNYTYLGTVEAVDERGYSKIEQKNKFSVGETIEIMKPDGRNLDAVVKGIYNEEGAPQESAPHSRQILFVDLSVEMDPYDILRRSEMS from the coding sequence ATGAGAAAGACGGAACTTTTAATCCCGGCAGGCAGCTTAGATACCTTAAAGACCGCAGTCATTTACGGTGCAGATGCTGTTTATCTGGGAGGAGAAGCCTTCGGACTTCGTGCCAAGGCGAAAAATTTTACACAGGATGAGATTCGGCAGGGGATTGCCTTTGCCCACGAGCATGGAGTTAAAGTGTACATTACAGCCAATATTCTGGCTCACAATGAGGATCTTAACGGAGTTGAGGAATACTTTAAGGAATTAAAGGAAATCTGTCCTGACGCCGTAATCATTTCAGACCCTGGTGTATTTGCCATTGCAAAACAAATCATGCCTGAGATGGAAATTCACATCAGCACCCAGGCTAACAATACCAATTACGGAACCTTTTTATTCTGGCATCAGCTTGGAGCAAAGCGTGTGGTTACGGCCAGAGAACTTTCCCTGGCTGAGATTAAGGAGATCCGCAGCCGTATCCCAGAGGATTTAGAGATTGAAAGCTTTATCCATGGAGCCATGTGCATGTCCTATTCCGGCCGCTGTCTCTTAAGCAACTACATGACAGGCAGAGATGCAAACCAAGGCGCCTGCTCTCACCCATGCCGTTGGAAATACTCCATCGTAGAGGAAAAACGTCCCGGGGAGTATATGCAGGTCTATGAAAATGAGCGTGGAACCTATATCTTTAATTCCAAGGATTTATGCATGATCGAGTACATTCCGGAGATGATTGATGCTGGTATTGACAGCTTTAAAATCGAAGGGCGTATGAAAACCGCTCTTTATGCGGCTACTGTTACAAGAACTTACCGGAAAGCCATTGACGATTATTTAAAGGATCCAAAGATATATGAGGCTAATTTAGACTGGTATCGTTCTGAAATCGGGAAATGTACTTACCGGGAATTCACCACTGGGTTCTATTTTGGTAAGCCAGATTCCACCACTCAGATCTATGATAACAATACTTATGTAAAAAATTACACGTATCTTGGAACCGTAGAAGCGGTAGATGAGAGAGGGTATTCGAAAATAGAGCAGAAAAATAAATTTTCAGTGGGTGAGACTATTGAGATTATGAAGCCGGACGGACGCAATCTTGACGCAGTTGTAAAAGGAATTTACAATGAAGAGGGAGCTCCTCAGGAGAGCGCACCTCATTCCAGACAAATACTTTTTGTTGATTTGAGCGTGGAGATGGATCCTTATGACATTCTCCGCCGCAGCGAGATGTCTTAA
- a CDS encoding YdcF family protein, with protein MWILWLIAVLCVIYYVIIVTYSGLSTSFSIIWLFFAAVCILFGLGWDTYIRQKDRIPLWLPVSMVTICCTGLLVFTIVEILVFTGVAARDTSKLDYVIVLGARVKEDGISKSLKKRLDKAIDYLDENPGTILVLSGAQGMDEPVSEALAMKEYLVFNGVKEEQLILETRSYSTVENIAYSRVAIEEDQERKKAKSQESPIIMVPGTYVEVPDKPIKIGVLTSDFHVFRAQQIAKKWGIPDIYSISCDSDPVLFIHFCVRECAAILKDKLVGNM; from the coding sequence ATGTGGATTTTATGGCTGATAGCAGTTTTATGTGTGATCTATTACGTCATAATCGTTACTTATTCGGGACTATCTACTTCCTTTTCCATTATCTGGCTTTTTTTTGCGGCGGTCTGTATTTTATTCGGTTTAGGCTGGGATACTTATATAAGACAAAAAGACAGGATTCCCTTATGGCTTCCGGTCTCTATGGTTACCATATGCTGTACAGGACTCCTGGTATTTACGATTGTGGAGATTTTGGTTTTCACGGGAGTTGCAGCCAGGGATACGTCAAAGCTTGATTATGTCATAGTCTTAGGAGCCAGGGTAAAGGAAGATGGAATCAGCAAATCATTAAAAAAACGTTTGGATAAGGCCATAGATTATCTGGATGAGAATCCTGGAACCATTCTCGTTCTTTCTGGTGCCCAAGGAATGGATGAGCCGGTCAGTGAGGCTTTGGCTATGAAAGAATATCTGGTCTTTAATGGAGTTAAGGAAGAACAGCTGATTTTAGAGACACGTTCCTACAGTACGGTGGAGAACATTGCATACAGCCGTGTGGCAATTGAAGAGGATCAGGAAAGAAAGAAGGCTAAGAGCCAGGAAAGTCCCATTATTATGGTGCCAGGAACGTATGTAGAGGTTCCGGATAAACCCATTAAGATTGGTGTACTGACCAGTGATTTCCACGTGTTCCGCGCTCAGCAGATAGCAAAAAAGTGGGGAATACCGGATATTTACAGCATATCCTGTGATTCAGATCCGGTTCTTTTCATACACTTTTGCGTCAGGGAGTGTGCAGCGATATTAAAAGACAAATTAGTGGGCAATATGTAA